The stretch of DNA GTTAGGCGTAAAAATACTTCTACCCGTTCCTTTTTCTACAGCTTTGGTCAGAGCACTGGTCATCATTTTAATAGCTTTTTCAGAAGCCATTTTATTTACCATTACCTCTGGCTTAGCATTGTACATCACTTTTCCATCTTTCATGATTTTATCAATGAATAAAGGCTTAAGCATTTTACCATTATTAGCAACTCCGTTATAGAAAGTTGCTAATTGTAATAAATTGATGTTCGAAGAATATCCAAAAGATATAGAAGCGAGTGTTGCTGCGTTCCATCTTTTGTTTTGTGGCGTTACGATTTTCGGTTTTGTGATTCCCGGCAGCTCGATATCCATTTTATCAAATAATTTCCAGCGCTTTAGGTGATCAAGGAATATCTGCGGTTTGTCGGCATAATATTTTGTAATCAGTTTTGCTGTTCCTACGTTGCTTGATTTTGCCAGTACATCACTAATGTCATAGGTGCCCCCACCATGACCGTCTGAAATTCTTTGCTTAGCATAGGTCCATACTCCGTTTCCTACGTTTACAGTGGTATTATCGTCAATGAAGCCATCGTCCATTGCAGCTAAAAGGGATATGGTTTTGAATGTGGATCCTGGTTCAATATTATCTTTTAAAGCATAATTGTAAGAATCTTCATATTCTCCCGAGTCAGTTCTTCTCAGGTTAACAAGAGCTCGAACCTTTCCGGTTTGAACTTCCATAACAATCACAGTCCCGTGTTTTGCCTCAAAATGAACAAGCTGCTTCTCTAAAGCAGAGTGCGCAATGTCTTGAATTCTAAGATCTAAGGTAGTATATACATCTTCTCCGTCAATTGGTTCCTGAACCTTCCAGAAATCGATAGGTTTCCATTGAGAAGAGTTAATTCTCTGTTCTAGTCTTTTTCCATCTGTTCCTGTAAGATATTTAGAAAAAGCTCCCTCCAGTCCGGATTTGTATTCACTGTTATCCATTCCGATGGTTCCTGCTCCAATTTCTGAAGTAGCCAGCTCTCTTTTGTAATTTCGATCTACGATAAAACCTCCTTTGTTTTTCCCTCTGTTAAAGATGGGAAAGTTTCGGACTCTGTCATATTCGTCAAAATCCAATCCTTTTACGAGGGTGTAGTATTGATTTTTCTTTCTTTTTTGTTCGTCAAACTTTTGTCTGAATTCACTTCTTGGTTTCCCGAACATTTTACTTAAAGAATCTGTTAATGCGCCAATGTTGTTGCTATAGATCGTATCCTTCATTGTTTTAAAATCAAGGTAGATATCGTAGCGCATGACCGTAGTTGCCAGGATAGAGCCGTCTGACGCAAATAAATTTCCTCGTGCGGCTTTTAGAGTGGCTTCACGATAGTTTTTATTAATATAGTCGTCCTTAATTTCCTGAACATTAGTATTTTGAAGAATAACAATTCTCGCTAAAAAAAGTACAAACACGGACAAAGCTACCACTGCGAAGAGGTAGCCCCACCTTAACGTTTTTTTACGTTTGTTATCGTATTCATTTTGCTTTTGCATCTGTACTATCCAATTTTATTAGCAGTTTGTGAGGATGGTTTTCCAGAGTCATTAAAGAATCCTGTGCAACTTCTTTTCCCAGCTCTGATTCCATTTTCACTTTGATCAGCTTACTTTGTGCGTAAGCGTTTCTAGATTTATATTCTTCTGTTTCTTCTTTTAAAGCGTTAACAATCCTAATTTTTTTATTGACTAAATGGTTGCTGTAAATCATAGCCATCATCAGAACAAAAAGCAGTAAAAAATACTTGTAATGTATTTTTATCTCATCCCGGTTAAGGAAATTTCCTTTTATAATATCTATAAAAGTTAATCTCTTCTGTGGGCGGTTTGTTGTTCTTTTTGCCATTTAGTTGTTTGTCGTTTGTTGTCTGTTGCTGATTGCTTGTTTTAAATTAAAACTGGCTACTATCAACTGACAGCCAAAAACTATACTTTTATTCCTGTTCTCATTTTTGCACTTCTTGCTCTTGAGTTTTCTTCAATTTCCTTATCATCAGGAATGATTGCTTTACTCTTGATCAGCTCGAATGCTTTTTTATAATTTCCGTAGATATCTCTTGTCGGTTCCCCTTCAAACATTCCATTTTTCAAAAACCTTTTAACCAGTCTGTCTTCTAAAGAATGATAAGAAATAACGACTAGTCTTCCTTCTGGTTTTAATACCTGATAAGCCTGTACTAACATTTCTTTCAAGACTTCAAGCTCCTGGTTGACTTCAATTCTGATAGCCTGAAAAAGCTGTGCATAAAATTTATTCACCTTATGCGGTGGAAGATAACTGAATAGTTTTTTCAGATCTTCTGTAGTTTCGATAGTCTTGCTTTTCCTGTGATGAACAATATCTCTTGCCAGTTTTCTAGCCTCTCTTAGCTCTCCATAATAGTAAAAGATATCAGCTAGTTGCTCTTCTTCATAATCGTTGATTACTCTTTTGGCGTCGAGCCCCTGCATTACATTCATTCTCATGTCCAAAGGAGCATTACTCCTTGTGGAGAATCCTCTTTCAGCTTCATCGAATTGGTGTGATGATACTCCAAGATCTGCAAGAACTCCATCAACCTGAGAAACTCCATACATCAATAAGGAGTTTTCTAAGAATCTGAAATTCTGATTGATCAAAGTGAATCTTGGATCATCGATATTGTTTTTAAGAGCATCCAAGTCCTGGTCAAAACTGAAAAGTCTTCCTTTATCAGAAAGTCTGCTCAGGATTTCTCTTGAATGGCCACCGCCACCAAAAGTGCAGTCCACATATGTTCCGTCTGGATTCGTCACCAAATCATCAACACTCTGCTTCAACAAAACGGGATTATGATACATGCTTTAATTTGTGTTTTCGCTTTTTAATCAGCGTTATTATTCTTCATCGAAAGAGCCCATCACATCTTCGGCAAGGCTGGCAAAATCAGCTTCGTTGGTAGAAATTACTTTCTCATAAGCTTCTTTATCCCAAATTTCAAAAAGTTCTCCGGCACTTGTTATCACAATATCTTTTTGAAGACTTGCGAAAAGAGTGAGGTCTTTTGAAATTTGTAATCTTCCTGCATTATCCAACTCTACAGTTTTTACTCCTGCCGTAAACATTCTAATGAAATCAGCATTCTTTTTAATGAATCTGTTTAGTTTATTAATTTTGTCCATTAGTTTATCCCATGCTTTCATAGGGTATACTTCCAGACAAGGTTGAAACACGGAACGTTTGACTACAAAGGCTTTGTCGTCAAAGTTCTCCATCTGCTTGATCAGCGATGCAGGTACTTTTAAGCGACCTTTGTCGTCTATTTTACACTCATATGTTCCAATGAAATTCTTCATTTGGGACAAATTTATATAATTATTTCCAAAATTTCCCACTTTTTCCCACTTTTTGACTTAATGTTAATAAGTTTTATCAAAGATTGAAGATTGAGAATATAAGTTGTTGATATTTTGTGGGTTGTGAACTGTGCTATTTAGCCCATAACAAAAAGGATGTTAAAAAAAATGAAGAAAAGGCCAATATTATATTATTTTTATCTTAAATTAGGAATATCAAAATATTTTTGAGGTTTAATTTGTATTTTTGCAAGGCTTTATTAAGGCGTTTTATGATATTTAGTACAAAAAAAGAAAAGAAATATACCTTTGTAGAGGCGGGAGAAGGACATCCATTGGTGCTGTTGCACGGGTTAATGGGTGGTTTGAGTAATTTCGATAAGATGGTGAATTTTTTTTCAGAGAAAGGATTTAAGGTCTATGTGCCTCAATTGCCAATCTATGATTTGCCGGTACTCAATACCAATCTTACTACTATAGCAAAATATATTATCAAGTTTATAGAGAGCCATATTTCCGAGCCGGTAACGATTGTCGGGAATTCTATGGGTGGTCATGTCGGGCTTATATTAGCTTTGGCAAGGCCGGATCTGGTTAAAAATCTTGTTTTAACCGGAAGCTCCGGTTTATATGAGAGAACATTCGGAGACAGCTTTCCAAGAAAAAGCGACCGACTCTATATAAAAAAGAAAACGGAAGAGGTTTTCTATGATCCGGCAGTAGCAACGGAAGATTTAGTAGATGAAGTTTTTGGTGTGGTGAATGACAGAATGAAGGGGATAAAAACAGTAATGCTGGCAAGAAGTGCCATCAAACATAATATGCTGAATGATCTTCCTAAGATTTTAACTCCAACTTGTCTGATCTGGGGAAAACAGGATAATGTTACTCCGCCGGAAGTTGCAGAGGATATGCACAAATTTATTCCGAATTCAGATTTATTCTGGATCGACAAATGCGGCCACGCGGCAATGATGGAAAAACCAGATGAATTTAATGAAATTCTTTACAGCTGGTTAAAAGATAAAGTATAAACTAACTTAAACCATTAAGAGCTTTCTTAATGGTTTGTTTTTCTAAAAAATATTCAAAAATGGTTATTAAAACAGCAGATTTTGTAAAGAGTAGCGGGAAATGGCAGGAATGCCCGGATCCGAATATTCCCGAATATGCTTTTATTGGAAGGTCAAATGTGGGAAAATCGTCATTGATCAATGCAATGATTAATAAAAAAGATTTGGCGAAAACTTCACAGACTCCGGGAAAGACTCAGCTTATCAATCATTTTTTGGTGAATGAGAGTTGGTACCTTACCGACTTACCAGGTTATGGATATGCCAAGGTTTCAAAAGTTCAAAGAAAGGAATTTGAAAAGCTGATCACCAACTATATTCTTAACAGAAGAAACCTTGTGAATCTTTTTGTTTTAGTAGATGCGAGACATACACCACAAAAAATAGATCTCGAATTCATCCAATGGTGTGGAGAGAGTGGTGTACCTTTTTCGATCGTCTTTACCAAAGCCGATAAGCTAAAGCCCAATGTTGTGATCAAAAATGTTGAGGATTACAAAACAGAACTTCATAAGACTTGGGAAGATCTGCCAGAATTATATATTACTTCGGCAGAAAAGAAAGAAGGTGGAGATAAAATCCTGAACTTCATCCAAACAACCAACGAGTTTTTAAAAAATAATAGCGTAACCTTCGATGAGTAATATAATCTGGAAAATTAAGACTTTCGATGAATTGACGGTTCCGGAATTGTACCAAATTCTGAAAGCCCGTATTGATGTTTTTGTCATTGAACAAAATTGTCCGTACCCGGATCTGGATAATAATGACCAGAAGGGTATTCATATCTGGGCAGAAGAAAACGGACAGGTTCTGGCTTATTGCAGGGTCTTTAATAAAGGAGTTAAGTATGATGAAACTTCTTTGGGAAGGGTATTGACAACAGAACTGGCAAGAGGGAAGAGTTTAGGAAAACAACTGATACGATATGCTGTTGATACAATAGAAAATAGGTTTCATACTTCAGAGATTAGAATTTCCGCACAGGATTACTTATTAAGATTCTATTCGGAGTTTGGTTTTGTAGACACCGGGAAAAAATATTTAGAAGACGATATTCCACACACGGAAATGATCAGAAAATAAAAAAAGCGAAGGGAAATCTTCGCTTTTTATTTTATTCTGAATCTATATTCAACATTCCTAATTCTCCGAAATGCTTTTTAAACTTCTGAATTTTAGGGCCTACAACGGCGCTACAATAAGGCTGTGTAGGATTTTCGTTATAATAGCCTTGGTGGTATTGCTCCGCCGGCCAGAATTTCTCGAATTTTGTTAGCTCTGTAACATATTCCCCGTTCCATCTTCCTGAAGCTTTAGATACCTTAATGGCCTCTTCTGCTTTTTGCTTTTCAGCATCATCCTTATAATAAATGACGGATCGGTATTGTGTTCCGATATCATTTCCCTGTCTGTTAAGTTGGGTTGGATCATGGAGGAAGAAGAAAACATCCATTAATTGTTCATAAGAAATAATATCAGGATCATAGGTGATCTGTACGACTTCTGCATGACCGGTTTGTCCGGTGCAGACTTCTTCGTAAGTCGGATGATCTTTATGTCCTCCCGAATATCCTGAGATTGCAGATTCTACACCTTTCAGCATGTTGAAACAGCTTTCCACACACCAGAAACATCCGCCACCGAAAGTGATCTGTTGTAAATTATTTTTATCCATTTTAGGTTGATTTTTTATTATGTGTTTTTATTCTCTACCTGTTACAGGATATAAGAAAAAGCACTAATCAAAAATAAGAAAAACTTTTTCATTTTGTGTTGGAATCATCTGTCTTTACATCAAAACACACCATTTTTCAATGATGTGTTAGCTGTTATATTAATAAAAATTCACTTGAAGTGTTTTCAATACAAAGTTTATCTAATAGAAAATTTGAAAGTTGTATTGTCCAATATTATAAAATAGACTCCAGGTAATTCATTCTTCAATATAATAGAATTACTATTGGTAAAAGGGTTGGATATGCTTAAAACAATTTTTCCTAAGCTATTGTAAACAGTCGCTTTTTTCACCTCCTTTAATTGAGTTCCTTTAAATTTTACCTCTCCTCCTTTTACTGGATTTTCAACCAAAGTGATAGCATTAGCCGGGGCTTTTGAATCCTGGGTTTTAAGAGTATTGTTATTATTGATTAATCCTAAATCGTCACAAGAATCTTTTGCGAATATATCCCATTCTGAATTATTGTATTGGATGTTGCCTGCATTTACATTTCGTCTTAATGTTTTATCTACTGCATAATTTGAGGAATCATTAAATGTTCCAATAATATCAACCAATGTATCCCCCTGAAATAATCCTATTGCATCGTTACCATTAAAGGTCATCGTTGTTGATGAGGTTGATAAGTCGATTCGGGCTGGGGTACAAGGCGTTGCGATTTTACTGTGTCCGATCACATACACGCTATTATTATTCAAGCTTCCGGATAATGGAAGATCTGCTTTCCAGTCTCCGGTACCGTTGAATTGTACCTTAACCGTATATCCACCAAGGTTTACAACATTTCCTGTTTTATTAGCAATTTCAAGGGCCTTATTGTAACCTGATCCTTCCATATATTCGGAGAAATATAAACTATTTCCTGGCTCAGTATTCTTTTTTAGAGTTTTAAACGCAAGAATGTTAGAGTCAGTAGATCTATTTCTCATAGCATCTATAGCGACTACTTTTACTTCATAATCAGTATCCTCTGTAAGCCCCATGAAGTAATAATTATTGACTGTGGTTTTTCCTTGTTCCTGACCATTCAAATAGACAATATATCCAATTACCCCCACATTATCTGTTGAAGCATCCCATTCGATGTTGGCTGAGGTGGTTGATAGATGTGTTGTTTTTATATTGAGAACCTGAGTTGGCGGCGTTATATCTTCTACCAGAGTAGTGGTCCAGATGGTTTCTACCCATTCCGGATGATCAATAAAAGGATTTCTGTTACCCTGAAAAGTATAAGCAGCGTTATTTCTGTTAATCTCTCGTTGGTTTACAGGATCTTGCTTACTCCATCTTATCAATTCATTAATGTACCATTCTTTATATCCTCTGTCGTTTGAGCCATCAAAAGGGCTGTCTGTATTCGAAGAATTAAAGGTATGAAGTCTTGATTCATAACGTGTAATAAAATAGAGCAGCATTCTGGCAATGTCTCCCTTAAATTCATCGATGGGCTCAAAGACGGTTCCATCGTAGCCGGGAAAGGTATTGTTCCCTCTCTTAGCACCGGCCATAGACGTTTTGATAGGATCGAAAACCTCTCCATAAGGTAGATTAGAATGCATCGTATTAACCCAACCATCAACAGGAGTTACAAAATGTATATCATTACGCATTGGATTCGCAGCATTGAAAAAGCTTTGCGGCAAAATGTGCTCCCTGTTATAACAGTCTCCTTCTTTTTTAAAACCTTGTGAGCCACATTGGTCTATTGAATGCTGATAGGTATAGATATCGGAACCCGATGGGCTTTCTGAATACATATCCAGGATAGATCCATCGTTTTCGTAAAAGTCATCTCTGTCGGTTGTAGAAAAAGCTGTCCAAATAGCATTGTAGCCTTTGTCCTGATGGCCGTTTGAAATAATTTCAGATAATTTGGTTTTTAAGGGGTAACCTGTAAGCCCTTGTGTACCATCGTAATAATTTGTTGGAGCCTGGCAAAATACCAAAGTGCTAAAGCCCAATAAAAAAAGGGTGTAATAATTTTTCATCAAAAATTTTTGGACAAAAATACCTTATTCTCATACGATAAATGAGTTTATTATTTAAACAAAATGTTAACAATGAGTATTAGTTGGGGGCAACAATCTTTAACTGATTAGAATATTTTTATAATAGAATTGTAATTCCCGAATATGTGATTAGGCAAGATCAAAAAAGCATCCCAATAGGATGCTTAATATATTATTATAAATAGGGTTTATTTATTTTCCCAAACCAAAGCACTTGCTCCAAGGATGGCGGCGTCTGCTTCATTAAGCTCGCTGAAAACCAGTTTTACTTTATTCCTGAAAATAGAAAGAAGATTTCTTTCCATGTGAAGCTTGGCAGGTTTTAAGATAAAATCTCCGGCCTTGATCACTCCTCCAAATAGCAGAATAGCTTCCGGTGAAGAGAACATGACAAAGTTAGCTAATGCTTCCCCTAATTTCTGTCCTGTATATCTGAAAACTTCAATAGCGATAGGGTCTCCTTTTAGAGCGCATTCATGCACTGTTTTTGAATTAATAGATTCTTCTGGATATTGGTTGAGCATAGATTCCGGAAATTCGGCTCTCATTTTCTTGGCTGTAATAGCAATTCCTGTTGCTGAAGCGTAGGCTTCCAAACTTCCTTCGGAACCTGTGCTCCAGTGCTTTCTTCCTCCTGGTTTTACAATTGTATGTCCCAGTTCTCCTGCAAAGCCATCATGTCCATAGATTAGTTTTCCACTTGCTACAATACCGCTTCCTACTCCTGTTCCTAAAGTAATCATGATAAAATCCTTCATTCCGCGTGCTGCTCCGAAAAGCATTTCCCCATACGCTGCAGCATTGGCATCATTGGTGATGGTACACGGCATATTGAATTTGGTTGACATTAGCTCACCAAGCGGCACGACACCTTTCCAGGGAAGGTTAGGAGCCTGTTCTATGGTTCCGGTATAATAGTTCCCATTAGGGGCACCAACTCCAATCCCATCAAAGTTTTTTTCACCACCGTATTTTTCAATAAAAGGATGGATGTTTTCGTATAAAGCATCGATAAAGTCTTCAACGTTGTCAAACTCATCCGTTCTCAGTCTTCCTTTTTCAAGGACTTCCCCACGGTGGTTGACTACTCCAAACTTTGTATTGGTTCCTCCTATATCAATTCCTAGAGCAACATGTTTTGATAAATCTATTAATGACATTCTCTACTATTATAATTCTAAAGGGTTAAAATTATAAAAAAGATTGTATTAATGAATTATTAACGAAGGATTTATTCAAAAAAGTTTTTAAGCCTTTTTTGGGGTTTTCTTTTTTCTTCTTCCCCACCAGATCAGGAATCCACTCACTGGTAATGAGGCACATATGAGACTTACTACAAAAGCAATGATCTTCGTAGGTAGTCCTAAAATAGATCCAACATGGATATCATAATTCGCACCGACTACTTTTTCACCGAAATTTTTGTCTTTAGGATCATGAGTATGAAGCAGTTCACCTGAGTTTTCATCGAAGATTAAACTACTGCTTTTATGGTAAGAATAAGAAAGATGTTTTACATAAACTTCAAAATTAGGATGCTCATGGTCATCCATATGCTCGTGTCCCAGGTCGATAGCAAAACCAAAAGAATCAGGATATTTTTCCTTAACGGTATTGATTATCTTATCTAAGGTGGTTTCTGTTCTTAATTCTATCGGAGCTTTTGTTTTGATATGTGAGAAATCAGGAAATGTTGTATTTCCTCCTGAAAAGATGACGTAGATCATAGCCTGCACAACGAAGAAGGCATAGAACAACCCTGTAATAGAAAATATTAGTGCAAAGATAGAAGCATAGAATCCTAACACATTGTGAAGATCATAGTTTTTTCTTTTCCAGTTTTTAACGTTTTTCCATTTAAAAGAAAAGCGCTGTTTTCTGGCTGCTTTATTTTTAGGCCACCACAATATAATACCACTGATCAGCATGATAACGAAAATAATAACAGGTATTCCTACAACATAGGTTCCCCAATCTTGTTTCAGCAAGAAGCTCCAATGGATCATTTTTACGATATTGAAGAATCCGTTTTTCTCATCATATATTCTTAGAACTTTTCCATTGTAAGGATTAACATATGCTGCTTTATAAATGGGAAATTCATCAAAATAATTCCAGCCCGTAGTATTGTGCTCATACCAGTAGAAGACATAAGACATTTTCTTATCAATTGGGATATTTACCCAATGGATAGGATACTTTTCTTTGACCTGTTCTGTAACCGATTTTTCCAGAACTCTGATAGGTAAAATCTGTTTTTGATCGATATTCTGCTCATTATGGTAAATGACATCTTTTCGGGTAAAGTTTTCAACTTCATCTTTGAAAACATATAATGCCCCCGTAATAGAGATGATAAAAATTAAAAATCCAATGCCTAATCCAAACCAGAGGTGCAGCTTTGCTGACCATTTTTTAAAAAATCCCGGTTTATTTTTATGATGATGTTTTTTCTTCATATCGTAATAAAAAGTCTGACAAAGATAATGCTTACTTTTTATTTAGTTTAATTAAAATTTATATTCAATCATGAAAGTTCCTCTCATCCCTAATGAGTTGACAAATTCGCTATCCCGGGCGGACCACCATGCAATGGAAGGTTGATACATCTTATTAAATAGATTCTCTATTCCTAATGAGACTTTCCAGCTCTGATTTACCTCGTAACTTGATCTAAAGTTAAAAACGGTGTATTCAGGTACTTTTCCTTCCCCGTAAACATATAATCCGGTTTTAGCATTAGGCTCAAATCGGTTTTGTTCAAATGCATGCAGCATATCAAGACCGATCGATAAAGCTTTAGTAGGTCTAGCCTGTACGTAGGCCAATACTTTTGGAGCGGAAATTCTGCTGTTATTGATTTTTGCAGAATAATCACCATCATTTTTTATGGAGGTTATTCCTTCCATCCAGCTATAGCTGCCTCCGAAATTGATCCATTTAGCTGGAGTAAAATGTAAAAACCCCTCGACACCATATACCACTTCAGGAGATCTTTGAATCATTAACGCACGATCCGGGCTTTGAACAAAGGAAGCTCCTAGTTTTGAAGTGCTCACATAGGAAGTGATCTCATAATTGATCCATTTTGAAATCTGTCCGGTTGCTCCAAATTCGTAGTTGTTAACGATAATCGGTTTGGTTTCAAGGTTTCCTATAGTACCTTGTGTTGAAGTTCTTAAAATCCTTCCTAATTCATTGATAGAGTAGGCTTGTGAAAAGCTTCCGAATAAATTCAAGTAGTTTTCAATATTATAACGGACACCAATATTTCCTACAAAGGCATTATATTTTAGATTTCCACCGGTTACAAAAATACTTTTTGTAAAAGTGCCATCGCTTTTAATTGTTGAGAGCGTGTCGAAATCTCCCACTTTTACTTTTATATTTTCATAACGGACTCCTCCCTTGATGGTTATTTTTTTTAGCAGGTCAATTTTAATTAATGCGAAAGGAGCAATATTGGTCATATTCATATCCGGAGTCCAGTAACGGCCATCTTCCAGTTTTTGTACGGTCTGATCATTCAGTATATCAGCTCCATAAATGATTTCTGCCTGCGAGTTTTGGGCATTCCATAATTGGGTATCCAGATTGATTCTGGCTCCTTTTTTCTTTGAGATTACATTAGACTGACCACCGTTCAGGAATGTATCACTGTAACCATATACCGTTCTGAAATCCTGATAATAGAGGTTTACATTCAATGCTGTCCCATGGAACAGATTTTTATTGTCGTAGTTTAATTTATAATTATGATTTCTGGGTGTTCCCTGTGGGGTCGTTTCCAGATTCCTGCCTCTTCCTTCACCAATCGTTGGTGTAATTCCGTATTTGCCCGTTTTTAAGCCAAGATCCAGATCTGATTTTGAAGCATAGCCAATGTACGAAGCTTCAATCCTTTGATTCTGATTAAGGTTATATCCCAATTTCAACATTCCGTTGTAATTATCCATTTTGGAGGTACTGTATGTTGGGCTAAGGTTAACTCCATCGGCGTCTTTCATATAACCGGTTTTTTCGTAAGCTAATGATGCTACATAGTCAAACTTATCGGTAATCTTTCCGGATAAAAGCTGACTGGCTCTAAAACCCAGAGTTCCGCCATACGGTTGACCTGTAATACCTATTTGAGAAACTCCGGAAATTTTCTGATCAGATTTATTTCTTCGGGTAATATAATTGATAATACCTCCATCTGCTCCGTTTCCGTATATCGAAGAAGCGCCTTTGATAACTTCTATTCTTTCAATAACGGATGGGTCGATGGATCTTAAATCCCTTGCTCCGTTTCTTAGGGGGGTAGATTGAGGAACTCCATCGATAAGTACCAGAACTTGTCGTCCTCTAAGGGTTTGGCCTGCATTGGACGTTTGCCCTGAACTCGTTCCCAAACTTGGAACTGTATATTGCAGGATACTTGTAATATCCGAATTAACAGTTAATTGAGACTGAACCTGTTTCTCTCCTACGATGGTAACAGAACTTGGTATTTCTTTTATGTTTTCTTTTTTCCTTGAGGCTGTCAACACGACCTCTTCTACATTTCTGGTTTGTAAGGTGTCTTTAACCTGAGCAAAAGCAGTTCCGGATCCCAGACATGCTATTGATAAAAGAGCTTTTTTCATTATATTTTTTTCCCTTGTTTCTTTCTTTTTCCCCACCATACCATAAAGCCTGTTACAGGCAGTGAAGTACAGATGAGTCCGGCGATAAACCAAATGATTTTCCCGAATAATCCAAAGTATGATCCTGTGTGAATATCATAATTGGCGTTTGAATATTTTTCCGCAGTGTTTAAATTCTGATGAGGTTTATTGGCTAATAGTTGACCAGAGTATTTATCAAATATCAGGACGTTTCGTTCACTAAATCGTCCCTCTTTCTGATAAACGGTAATAGGAATATTATTTAAATCTTTCCCTTTTTTATTTTTTCCGTTCAATGGAATTCTGAAGCTTGAAGAAGCCGGATAGCGTTTACTTGTTTCCTGTATAGTAAGATCAAAAACTGAATTGTTCTTTGCTGTTAAAGAATCAGGAGATTTGATATC from Chryseobacterium piperi encodes:
- a CDS encoding GNAT family N-acetyltransferase gives rise to the protein MSNIIWKIKTFDELTVPELYQILKARIDVFVIEQNCPYPDLDNNDQKGIHIWAEENGQVLAYCRVFNKGVKYDETSLGRVLTTELARGKSLGKQLIRYAVDTIENRFHTSEIRISAQDYLLRFYSEFGFVDTGKKYLEDDIPHTEMIRK
- the mraZ gene encoding division/cell wall cluster transcriptional repressor MraZ; protein product: MKNFIGTYECKIDDKGRLKVPASLIKQMENFDDKAFVVKRSVFQPCLEVYPMKAWDKLMDKINKLNRFIKKNADFIRMFTAGVKTVELDNAGRLQISKDLTLFASLQKDIVITSAGELFEIWDKEAYEKVISTNEADFASLAEDVMGSFDEE
- a CDS encoding alpha/beta fold hydrolase, whose product is MIFSTKKEKKYTFVEAGEGHPLVLLHGLMGGLSNFDKMVNFFSEKGFKVYVPQLPIYDLPVLNTNLTTIAKYIIKFIESHISEPVTIVGNSMGGHVGLILALARPDLVKNLVLTGSSGLYERTFGDSFPRKSDRLYIKKKTEEVFYDPAVATEDLVDEVFGVVNDRMKGIKTVMLARSAIKHNMLNDLPKILTPTCLIWGKQDNVTPPEVAEDMHKFIPNSDLFWIDKCGHAAMMEKPDEFNEILYSWLKDKV
- the rsmH gene encoding 16S rRNA (cytosine(1402)-N(4))-methyltransferase RsmH, whose protein sequence is MYHNPVLLKQSVDDLVTNPDGTYVDCTFGGGGHSREILSRLSDKGRLFSFDQDLDALKNNIDDPRFTLINQNFRFLENSLLMYGVSQVDGVLADLGVSSHQFDEAERGFSTRSNAPLDMRMNVMQGLDAKRVINDYEEEQLADIFYYYGELREARKLARDIVHHRKSKTIETTEDLKKLFSYLPPHKVNKFYAQLFQAIRIEVNQELEVLKEMLVQAYQVLKPEGRLVVISYHSLEDRLVKRFLKNGMFEGEPTRDIYGNYKKAFELIKSKAIIPDDKEIEENSRARSAKMRTGIKV
- the yihA gene encoding ribosome biogenesis GTP-binding protein YihA/YsxC, whose translation is MVIKTADFVKSSGKWQECPDPNIPEYAFIGRSNVGKSSLINAMINKKDLAKTSQTPGKTQLINHFLVNESWYLTDLPGYGYAKVSKVQRKEFEKLITNYILNRRNLVNLFVLVDARHTPQKIDLEFIQWCGESGVPFSIVFTKADKLKPNVVIKNVEDYKTELHKTWEDLPELYITSAEKKEGGDKILNFIQTTNEFLKNNSVTFDE
- the msrA gene encoding peptide-methionine (S)-S-oxide reductase MsrA, with the translated sequence MDKNNLQQITFGGGCFWCVESCFNMLKGVESAISGYSGGHKDHPTYEEVCTGQTGHAEVVQITYDPDIISYEQLMDVFFFLHDPTQLNRQGNDIGTQYRSVIYYKDDAEKQKAEEAIKVSKASGRWNGEYVTELTKFEKFWPAEQYHQGYYNENPTQPYCSAVVGPKIQKFKKHFGELGMLNIDSE
- a CDS encoding FtsL-like putative cell division protein is translated as MAKRTTNRPQKRLTFIDIIKGNFLNRDEIKIHYKYFLLLFVLMMAMIYSNHLVNKKIRIVNALKEETEEYKSRNAYAQSKLIKVKMESELGKEVAQDSLMTLENHPHKLLIKLDSTDAKAK
- a CDS encoding penicillin-binding transpeptidase domain-containing protein; this translates as MQKQNEYDNKRKKTLRWGYLFAVVALSVFVLFLARIVILQNTNVQEIKDDYINKNYREATLKAARGNLFASDGSILATTVMRYDIYLDFKTMKDTIYSNNIGALTDSLSKMFGKPRSEFRQKFDEQKRKKNQYYTLVKGLDFDEYDRVRNFPIFNRGKNKGGFIVDRNYKRELATSEIGAGTIGMDNSEYKSGLEGAFSKYLTGTDGKRLEQRINSSQWKPIDFWKVQEPIDGEDVYTTLDLRIQDIAHSALEKQLVHFEAKHGTVIVMEVQTGKVRALVNLRRTDSGEYEDSYNYALKDNIEPGSTFKTISLLAAMDDGFIDDNTTVNVGNGVWTYAKQRISDGHGGGTYDISDVLAKSSNVGTAKLITKYYADKPQIFLDHLKRWKLFDKMDIELPGITKPKIVTPQNKRWNAATLASISFGYSSNINLLQLATFYNGVANNGKMLKPLFIDKIMKDGKVMYNAKPEVMVNKMASEKAIKMMTSALTKAVEKGTGRSIFTPNLKMAGKTGTARFEYWLPGPMKYRASFAGFYPADNPKYTCYVMVSEPNTSIGFYGGAVSAPVFKEIAGKTFLKTPQNIEKEMLVDKKVDLNKMVEPNVKIAVNNKQMPNVVGLIGKNVIPQLENLGYRVDYKGVGRIKEQFPSEGTNISKNQRIYLSLQN